The stretch of DNA ATACAAGATcacaaaacagtaaaataaaccaAAGAACAAGACTTCCTTACAACCTCTGAAACATAATAAATTGCAATTTCTAGTGAAATCTTTATTCCTATGCTATATTCATTTTGgtctcttattttccattttatactcTGACTTTCTTGGAACCTTTTGTATGATCTCCTCTATCTTAATAGTATAGTCACCTATTTTAGCTTGactatatttttatcattcaGAGTAGGACACACTTACTAAGCCAGTTATACTCCAGTAAACTTGTGAATGAAAAAACATTAGAGAACAGAGAATTAAGAACAAGTAATAGAGTCATTATTTCACTGATCCTCACCCAATTTCAGGAAAATCATGTACCTAAAACAGCAATTCTGACTGATAAATTTTTCCATgtctaaacagaaagaaaagtgaaattataAGAATCCTATGATAGTTTATTATACATTATGTGCTTTTAATAGTTCGACACTGGTAATGTTTGATAATCAAGAGTAAATTAATaggctaacatttaaaaatgtatactttaaTAAGTATAAAGTGTATAAATAATTAGGTAAGCTTGTGGAGAAGCTGACCAAGATACATAAATTAGGAAATACAAGTGTCCAtctaaattttctatatttcatttttttcatagtaTTTATTAAAGGTGTTTAATATACAGTTTCTCATCTGTCATTTTGGAAGTCCTTTATTGTAAAGACAATTCTATTGTCTGATGACAAACAGCAGCCACCATGGTTATTCAGGACCTCCACgctgaaaagggaaaaataaagcagtaaGATTAGATGTTAAATTGACCCAGGAAATGTTTTGATGGTAACTTTACAAATTTATACAATCTTCAGCAAGTAATCtttggtggtttttgtttgtttgtttgtttgtttttgagatggagtctcactctgtcgccgaggctggagtgcagtggccggatctcatctcactgcaagctccgcctcccgggtttacgccattctcctgcctcagcctcccaagtagctgggactacaggcacccgccacctcgcccggctagttttctgtattttttagtagagatggggtttcaccatgttagccaggatggtctcgatctcctgacctcgtgatctgcccatctcggcctctcaaagtgctgggattacaggcttgagccactgcgcccagccaatctttagtttttaaaaaatagttttgaattaGTCAAAACTTTAGGGTATTcctatcaattcttttttttttttttttttttgagacagagtttccggagtttcactcttgctgcccaagctagagtgcagtggtgccattttggctcactgcaacctccgcctcccgggttcaagagattctcctgcctcagcctcccaagtagctgggattacaggcacccgccaccacatccagctaatttttgtatttttagtagagacagggtttcaccatattggccaggctggtctccaactcctgacctcaggtgatccacctgctttggcctcccaaagtgctgggattacaggcgtgagtcaccatgcccagccctcttaTCAATTCTTATAAACATAATGTCAGACCTGGAAGGGACTCAAGTTTGACCTGTCCTTAAATTTCTTGGTATCAAGAGCTCTTTACACTCTgaaaaattattgaggaccccAAAGAACTGTTTTTTTATGTGATTATATCTATTGACATTGATATACCACGCATATTTACAGAGGGATTTGACTATGGTTTGTTTCTCGTAGTCTTGGCCTACCTGACCATCCTGTCTTAGCTCTGACCACACTCTGACATGACAATAGGAATAGCATGTAAATCAGCAAATGAAATCCCCAAAGCCCAAATGTTATGGTGTTTTGCATAGTCTTGGGACAAAGAGCAATGACTTACTTGGataaattcaatttcttcttgaGACACAAGTTTCCTTCTGTATTTCTGaggtaatgtttttattatttctgcagTATCTGGTGGACCCTGATACATCAACAAATCTGGTGATTTACTTCCCTTAGAATGTTGTGAAATTACAGAAGAGTGAGATGGTAGCCCTGCTGATCTCAAAGCTTCCgatactgaaattaaaaaaaaaaaaaaagaccatattAGAGAAATTGTTCAGATGTCAAAATACTGAGTCTTAAAATACTATCAAATAATCAAGTCATTCTTGAAATGAAGTCATTCTTCAAATAACTCTTGAAGTACTATAATTCCAAAAGGTACATATTGTAGGGTAACTCAGTTGgctatatatatttcataaaggTTTCTAAAAACAAAGGAGGAGGTAAGGAGGTAGCTACCTCTAAGGAGgtagctttaaaatttttatatatttattgtttagagatggagtcttactttgttgtccaggctgatcttgaactcctgggcccaagcaagcatcctgcctcagcctcctgccatcccacctcagcctgtgagtagttaggactataggcatgtgccactgcacccagcaaaggAGCAGTTTTAAGTAAAtgaattacaaaaatgtaaaataatgaaatttctaGTTAGTGGAATTCAACCCTTTAGGGGAACCTACACTACTTAAGCTTATCTCACATAACCACTCATAGGCCAACACATGGTGGAGTTTACAGGTAATATCTTACAAGGAATAAGAAAGTCAGTAAATGTAAATGAGGGTAGTTTTCTCAGTATCTTCACATTTGTTTATCTTAATTCTTCAATAGTTacaataagttaaaaatatacctATAAAATGTGTTGAAATTGCCTGAATTAAAGCAAGAGAAGCACAGAGgatctggtttaaaaaaaaaaaaaaaaggatgggaatcagagaaaaacagaaccatctcccattaatttc from Macaca nemestrina isolate mMacNem1 chromosome 6, mMacNem.hap1, whole genome shotgun sequence encodes:
- the KGD4 gene encoding alpha-ketoglutarate dehydrogenase component 4, whose product is MMGSKMASASRVVQVVKPHTPLIRFPDRRDNPKPNVSEALRSAGLPSHSSVISQHSKGSKSPDLLMYQGPPDTAEIIKTLPQKYRRKLVSQEEIEFIQRGGPE